The Actinobacillus equuli genome includes a window with the following:
- a CDS encoding biotin--[acetyl-CoA-carboxylase] ligase, which translates to MSKLNQSQIQTALLCGQALVFDEIDSTNEYLLKHYQTLPQGSVCLAEQQTAGRGRRGRTWYSPQSENVYFSILWHYPTEDAAHISSLSLVVSLIIAESLQAQQVENIQIKWPNDIYYCGKKMGGILIETKADRNGIHLVIGIGLNLGMTKVDENIVTQAWSDLSRYQFDRNALVCRLAYELQKNLKIYPLVGFEHYAERWQAFDIFRDRPVKLVTEGSEIHGISRGINQHGELLLEQNSVITPFGIGEMSLRADSN; encoded by the coding sequence ATGAGCAAATTAAACCAATCTCAGATCCAAACGGCGTTATTGTGCGGGCAAGCGTTGGTGTTTGATGAAATTGATTCGACCAACGAATATCTACTCAAACATTATCAAACCTTGCCGCAAGGATCGGTTTGTTTGGCGGAGCAACAAACCGCCGGCAGAGGCAGACGTGGGCGCACTTGGTATTCACCGCAAAGTGAAAATGTCTATTTTTCGATTTTATGGCATTACCCGACTGAAGACGCTGCGCATATTTCTTCGCTGAGTTTGGTGGTTTCACTGATTATTGCTGAAAGTTTGCAAGCGCAACAGGTTGAAAATATCCAAATCAAATGGCCGAATGATATTTATTATTGCGGCAAAAAAATGGGCGGGATTCTGATTGAAACCAAAGCGGATCGCAATGGTATCCATTTAGTGATCGGCATCGGTTTGAATTTGGGAATGACCAAAGTGGATGAAAATATCGTGACCCAAGCATGGTCTGATTTATCACGTTATCAGTTTGATCGTAATGCACTGGTGTGTCGCCTCGCTTATGAATTGCAAAAAAATCTCAAAATTTACCCGCTTGTTGGCTTTGAACATTATGCCGAGCGTTGGCAAGCATTTGATATTTTTCGTGATCGGCCGGTAAAGCTGGTCACGGAAGGTAGTGAAATTCACGGTATTTCACGTGGTATCAATCAACACGGTGAATTACTGCTTGAGCAAAACAGTGTTATTACCCCGTTCGGCATTGGTGAGATGTCATTGCGTGCTGACTCAAATTGA
- the asd gene encoding archaetidylserine decarboxylase (Phosphatidylserine decarboxylase is synthesized as a single chain precursor. Generation of the pyruvoyl active site from a Ser is coupled to cleavage of a Gly-Ser bond between the larger (beta) and smaller (alpha chains). It is an integral membrane protein.) yields the protein MSLKPYSMPTYWQRAKVAFQYIFPQLPVTRLAGWLAEQKWGAVTHFIIRAFAKQYNVNLSEAQKSNASDYATFNEFFIRPLKENARPINQDAQALCLPADGKVSESGKIEDDRLLQAKGHFFTLETLLANDQEMANKFKDGHFITTYLSPRDYHRVHMPCDATLTKMIYVPGELFSVNPFLAEHVPNLFARNERVICEFETEFGPMVQILVGATITASMSTVWAGVINPPRAKDVVVYHYETTGETAVHLKKGQEMGAFRLGSTVINLFPKDCVEFEAHLQAGVETRMGERLAKVIK from the coding sequence ATGTCTCTTAAACCCTATTCAATGCCGACTTATTGGCAGCGTGCGAAAGTCGCATTTCAATATATATTCCCACAATTACCTGTCACGCGTTTAGCAGGTTGGCTGGCAGAACAAAAATGGGGTGCCGTGACCCACTTTATTATTCGTGCATTTGCTAAACAATATAATGTGAACCTATCGGAAGCACAAAAAAGCAATGCGTCTGATTACGCAACGTTTAATGAATTCTTTATTCGTCCGTTAAAAGAAAATGCTCGTCCGATTAACCAAGATGCACAAGCGCTTTGCTTACCGGCAGACGGTAAAGTCAGTGAATCAGGTAAGATTGAAGACGATCGTTTACTACAAGCAAAGGGGCATTTCTTCACACTTGAAACCTTATTAGCGAATGATCAAGAAATGGCGAATAAATTTAAAGACGGCCATTTTATTACTACTTATTTATCACCGCGCGATTACCACCGTGTACATATGCCGTGTGATGCTACATTAACCAAAATGATTTATGTGCCGGGCGAATTATTCTCAGTAAATCCGTTCTTAGCTGAGCATGTGCCGAATTTATTTGCGCGTAACGAACGTGTAATCTGTGAATTTGAAACTGAATTCGGACCGATGGTGCAAATCCTTGTCGGTGCAACAATTACGGCAAGTATGAGTACCGTTTGGGCTGGCGTGATTAATCCACCTCGTGCGAAAGATGTTGTGGTATATCACTATGAGACCACCGGCGAAACTGCCGTGCACCTGAAAAAAGGTCAGGAAATGGGTGCTTTCCGCTTAGGTTCAACCGTAATTAATCTCTTCCCGAAAGATTGTGTTGAATTCGAAGCACACCTACAAGCCGGCGTAGAAACTCGAATGGGTGAACGTTTGGCGAAAGTGATTAAATAA
- the gshAB gene encoding bifunctional glutamate--cysteine ligase GshA/glutathione synthetase GshB — MKLQQLIKTHQLGLLFQQGKFGIEKESQRIDNKGNIVTTAHPSVFGNRSYHPYIQTDFAESQLELITPPNDKLEDTYRWLSAIHEVTLRSLPDDEYIFPFSMPAGLPPESEIKEAQLDNEWDVKYREHLSAIYGKYKQMVSGIHYNFQISDEFVESAFALQTEYSDKIAFRNALYMKLANNFLRYQWILVYLLAATPTVEAQYFGENRPLAEGQLVRSLRSSPYGYVNAPHVVINHDSLQEYVESLEHFVANGDLLAEKEFYSNVRLRGAKKARELLEKGVKYAEFRLFDLNPFSPYGIELADAKFIHLFLLAMLWIDETSGQKEVELGKQKLYQVALEDPRSHTAFQAEGEAILNLMLAMLEDLSAPQSEKDLLQQKLAQFADPSQTVNGRLLAAIEQAGSYKALGAQLAQQYKAQAFERFYAISAFDNMELSTQALLFDAIQQGLQIELLDENDQFLALKFGDHLEYVKNGNMTSHDQYISPLIMENKVVTKKVLAKAGFNVPKSVEFTSVEQAVAHYPLFEGKAVVIKPKSTNYGLGITIFQQGVTDKADFAKAIEIAFREDKEVMVEDYLVGTEYRFFVLGDETLAVLLRVPANVKGDGIHTVRELVEAKNSDPLRGDGSRSPLKKIALGDIELLQLKEQGLTPDSIPAEGQIVQLRANSNISTGGDSIDMTDQMHDSYKQLAVGIAKAMGAKVCGVDLIIPDLTKAAEPSLRSWGVIEANFNPMMMMHIFPYQGKSRRLTKAVLKMLFPELP; from the coding sequence ATGAAATTACAACAACTAATTAAAACTCATCAACTTGGTTTACTGTTTCAACAAGGCAAATTTGGCATTGAGAAAGAAAGCCAACGTATTGATAATAAAGGGAATATTGTTACTACTGCTCATCCTAGCGTTTTTGGTAACCGCAGTTATCACCCATATATTCAAACCGATTTTGCAGAAAGCCAACTTGAGCTAATCACACCGCCAAACGATAAATTGGAAGACACATATCGTTGGCTATCGGCTATTCACGAGGTAACGTTACGTTCATTACCTGATGATGAATATATTTTCCCATTCAGTATGCCTGCCGGTTTACCACCGGAATCCGAGATCAAAGAAGCACAATTAGATAACGAATGGGACGTGAAATATCGTGAACACCTTTCTGCCATTTATGGCAAATACAAACAGATGGTGAGCGGTATTCACTACAATTTTCAGATTTCTGACGAGTTTGTCGAGAGCGCTTTTGCGTTACAAACGGAATACAGTGATAAAATTGCGTTCCGCAATGCGTTATATATGAAATTAGCCAATAACTTTTTACGTTATCAATGGATTCTTGTCTATTTGCTTGCTGCAACACCAACCGTAGAAGCGCAATATTTTGGCGAAAATCGACCGCTTGCAGAAGGACAATTAGTGCGTAGTTTACGCTCTAGCCCGTATGGCTATGTAAATGCGCCTCATGTAGTAATCAATCACGATAGCTTGCAAGAATATGTTGAATCATTAGAACATTTTGTGGCAAACGGTGATTTATTAGCGGAAAAAGAATTCTATTCAAACGTACGTTTACGTGGCGCGAAAAAAGCACGTGAATTACTTGAAAAAGGGGTTAAATATGCGGAATTCCGTTTATTTGATCTCAACCCGTTCTCGCCTTACGGTATCGAGCTCGCCGATGCCAAATTTATTCATCTGTTCTTACTTGCTATGCTATGGATAGATGAAACAAGCGGTCAAAAAGAAGTCGAACTTGGTAAACAAAAACTATACCAAGTTGCACTTGAAGATCCTCGTTCGCACACTGCATTCCAAGCAGAGGGTGAAGCTATCCTTAACCTAATGCTGGCAATGTTAGAAGATCTTTCAGCGCCACAAAGCGAGAAAGATTTATTACAACAAAAACTAGCTCAATTTGCTGATCCAAGCCAAACGGTAAACGGTCGTTTATTAGCAGCAATTGAACAAGCCGGCAGCTATAAAGCACTCGGTGCACAACTTGCTCAACAATATAAAGCGCAAGCGTTCGAGCGTTTTTATGCGATTTCCGCTTTCGATAATATGGAGCTTTCTACACAGGCTTTATTATTTGATGCGATCCAACAAGGCTTACAGATCGAATTGCTGGATGAAAACGATCAGTTCCTTGCACTCAAATTCGGTGATCATCTCGAATATGTAAAAAACGGCAATATGACCAGTCACGATCAGTACATTTCGCCATTAATTATGGAAAATAAAGTCGTGACCAAAAAAGTGTTGGCGAAAGCCGGTTTTAATGTGCCGAAAAGCGTTGAATTTACCTCGGTAGAACAAGCGGTGGCGCACTATCCGTTATTTGAAGGTAAAGCGGTGGTGATTAAGCCGAAATCGACCAATTACGGTTTGGGCATTACGATTTTCCAACAAGGCGTAACGGATAAAGCCGATTTTGCGAAAGCGATTGAAATTGCGTTCCGTGAAGATAAAGAAGTGATGGTGGAAGACTATTTAGTCGGTACCGAATATCGTTTCTTTGTGCTAGGTGATGAAACACTGGCGGTATTGTTACGTGTACCGGCGAATGTAAAAGGTGACGGCATACATACGGTGCGTGAATTGGTGGAAGCAAAAAACAGTGATCCGCTACGAGGCGACGGCTCTCGTTCGCCATTGAAAAAAATCGCCCTAGGTGACATTGAATTGCTTCAGCTCAAAGAACAAGGTTTAACACCTGATTCAATTCCGGCTGAAGGACAAATCGTACAATTACGTGCCAACTCTAATATCAGTACCGGTGGCGATTCAATTGATATGACCGATCAAATGCACGACAGCTATAAACAATTAGCAGTCGGTATTGCCAAAGCGATGGGGGCAAAAGTCTGCGGCGTGGATTTAATCATTCCGGATTTAACCAAAGCAGCCGAGCCGTCTCTGCGTTCATGGGGCGTGATTGAAGCAAATTTTAATCCGATGATGATGATGCATATTTTCCCTTACCAAGGAAAATCTCGCCGCTTAACCAAGGCCGTGTTAAAAATGCTGTTCCCAGAACTGCCTTAA
- a CDS encoding MliC family protein, which translates to MSVFLQKPCCLAVCTGLLALAGCKPLDAPIEQVQRAQSVIQQAQTEIKPTEKVTVVKNQTSMQFICKNDVVVKVQRPKAKKVNNKAKRKVSSQQAILVTYGHTTHTLSPAVTRDGKKYSNIRWTWREGRNGEASLSDNSNNVLASECKLKP; encoded by the coding sequence ATGAGTGTTTTTTTGCAAAAGCCGTGTTGTTTAGCAGTATGTACCGGTTTGTTGGCGCTGGCAGGGTGTAAGCCTTTAGATGCGCCGATTGAACAGGTTCAGCGAGCTCAATCGGTTATACAACAGGCTCAAACGGAAATTAAGCCGACAGAAAAAGTAACGGTAGTAAAGAATCAGACCTCAATGCAGTTTATTTGTAAAAATGATGTGGTAGTGAAGGTTCAGCGCCCGAAAGCGAAAAAAGTGAATAATAAAGCGAAACGTAAAGTAAGTAGTCAACAAGCGATTTTAGTCACTTACGGTCACACAACGCATACGCTATCACCGGCAGTTACGAGAGACGGTAAAAAGTATAGTAATATCCGCTGGACGTGGAGAGAGGGGCGAAATGGCGAAGCTTCTCTCTCGGATAATAGTAATAATGTCCTTGCCAGCGAGTGTAAACTTAAACCGTAG
- a CDS encoding aromatic amino acid transporter, translating into MKKQPTLFGGACIIAGVCVGAGMLGLPTSGAGAWTMWSILALAFTMIVMTFSGWLLLDVYKGYDLRASFNTVTKDLLGNKINALNNLAVYFVGGILLYAYTTASGGILENLTKSVIDFGEFGSRIWSVLFVLIFSFFVWHSTRLVDRISVLLIIFMALSFTFSISGLVSNIDSNILFDQQNDSGEYAKYALAMLPVALTSFGYHHSVSSMRAYYGEVKKAKYAIAGGTLIALVLYLLWVISIFGNLPRAQFAPVIASNGDLDVLLNTIGEVVQSPYVKQAINAFSMAAILSSFIGVGLGTFDFLADFFKFDESKSGRTKAWAVTFLPPLVFSLLSPLGFLKAIGYAGAVATLWTCMIPALLAYKAKKGNLFMIGLVFLFGVCTAVFHFLSMYEMLPMFKG; encoded by the coding sequence ATGAAAAAACAGCCAACACTTTTTGGTGGCGCTTGTATCATCGCAGGTGTCTGCGTAGGAGCAGGTATGCTTGGACTCCCAACTTCTGGTGCGGGAGCTTGGACAATGTGGTCTATTCTTGCACTTGCTTTCACCATGATTGTGATGACATTTTCAGGCTGGTTACTCCTTGATGTTTATAAAGGCTATGACCTACGCGCGTCTTTCAATACCGTTACCAAAGACTTATTAGGTAATAAGATTAATGCATTAAATAACCTTGCGGTTTATTTTGTCGGCGGGATTTTACTTTATGCTTATACCACCGCTTCCGGTGGAATTTTAGAGAACCTAACCAAGTCAGTGATTGATTTCGGTGAATTCGGATCTCGTATCTGGTCTGTGCTATTCGTGCTGATTTTCTCGTTCTTTGTATGGCACTCTACTCGATTAGTTGATCGCATTTCTGTGTTATTAATTATTTTTATGGCATTGTCGTTTACATTCAGTATCTCGGGCTTAGTCAGCAATATTGATAGCAATATCTTATTCGATCAGCAAAACGATAGCGGTGAATACGCCAAATATGCGTTAGCGATGTTACCGGTTGCATTAACCTCTTTCGGTTACCATCATTCTGTCTCTTCAATGCGTGCTTATTATGGTGAAGTGAAGAAAGCGAAATACGCAATTGCCGGCGGTACACTTATTGCTTTAGTGCTTTATTTACTTTGGGTAATCAGCATTTTCGGCAATTTACCACGCGCGCAATTTGCGCCGGTTATCGCAAGTAACGGTGATTTAGACGTATTATTAAATACGATTGGTGAAGTAGTGCAATCGCCGTATGTGAAACAAGCGATTAATGCGTTTTCTATGGCGGCAATTCTGTCTTCTTTTATCGGGGTTGGGCTAGGTACATTTGATTTCTTGGCAGATTTCTTTAAATTTGATGAGAGTAAATCAGGCAGAACAAAAGCATGGGCGGTGACTTTCTTACCTCCACTAGTATTCTCATTACTTTCGCCGCTCGGTTTCTTAAAAGCAATTGGTTATGCAGGTGCGGTGGCAACCCTTTGGACTTGTATGATTCCGGCGTTATTAGCCTATAAAGCGAAAAAAGGTAATCTATTTATGATTGGACTGGTATTCTTATTCGGTGTGTGTACCGCGGTATTCCATTTCCTTTCAATGTACGAAATGTTACCAATGTTTAAAGGCTAA
- a CDS encoding MerR family transcriptional regulator: protein MLKMNDLSKLTNTPKSTILYYIKEGLLPEPLKDKPNFHLYDESNIQLIEFIKYLQANFNATISQIKTVFAQPDFDLNNPYKSLMGSLDILNGTEGERLLVSEICSEFGITEVELNEFVEMGLINPTHGDFSAKDRDMLAILSQCDAQEFQLLESYAEVAKNLARQEMAIGGEILMQEKGQEERLKHFFNILLLLKPYILNSQLVKY, encoded by the coding sequence ATGCTGAAGATGAACGATCTTTCTAAATTAACTAATACGCCTAAATCAACCATTCTTTATTACATTAAAGAGGGATTGTTACCGGAACCTTTGAAAGATAAACCGAACTTTCACTTATATGATGAAAGCAATATCCAATTAATTGAATTTATTAAATATCTTCAAGCAAACTTTAATGCAACCATTTCACAGATTAAAACGGTATTTGCTCAGCCGGATTTTGATCTGAATAATCCTTATAAAAGCTTAATGGGCTCGTTGGACATTCTAAACGGTACGGAAGGTGAACGCTTATTAGTGAGTGAGATCTGTTCGGAATTTGGTATTACCGAAGTTGAATTGAATGAATTTGTGGAAATGGGTTTAATTAATCCGACCCATGGCGACTTTAGTGCGAAAGATCGTGATATGTTGGCTATTCTTAGCCAATGTGATGCGCAGGAATTCCAATTATTAGAAAGTTATGCGGAAGTGGCGAAAAATTTAGCGCGTCAAGAAATGGCAATCGGCGGGGAAATCTTGATGCAAGAAAAAGGTCAAGAAGAGCGTTTGAAACACTTTTTTAATATTTTATTACTATTAAAGCCGTATATCCTAAATTCACAATTAGTTAAGTATTAA
- a CDS encoding ComEA family DNA-binding protein → MKTRSKFGLSLLIGMLSTGTFAAEKVKPTDTEPTPVVQNAQAVTGHNHAEMMTNANLVNINTATAAEIQDKLVGIGTKKAQAIVEYRTKNGAFSSLEQLTDVSGIGKATLDKNRDRIALQ, encoded by the coding sequence ATGAAAACACGTTCAAAATTTGGTCTAAGTTTATTAATCGGTATGTTATCTACCGGTACGTTTGCAGCTGAAAAAGTAAAGCCTACCGACACAGAACCTACTCCTGTAGTTCAAAACGCACAAGCAGTCACAGGGCATAACCATGCCGAAATGATGACCAATGCAAACTTAGTGAACATTAACACAGCGACCGCCGCTGAAATCCAAGATAAATTGGTTGGTATTGGCACTAAAAAAGCACAAGCGATAGTTGAATATCGTACGAAAAACGGCGCGTTTAGCAGTTTGGAACAACTTACCGATGTATCTGGCATAGGTAAAGCTACGCTTGATAAAAATCGTGATCGCATTGCATTACAATAA
- a CDS encoding cytochrome c3 family protein produces MIKKFWNWFRTPSKMAAGTLIIISAIGGILAWGGFNQGLEHTNTEQFCSDCHMNDVVPEYRASAHYSNRSGVKAICSDCHVPHEFLDKWKRKIIASKEVYAHFTGKVDTKEKFEAHRLEMAEREWARMKANDSQECRNCHNFEDMDFTQQKTVAQQMHAMAQDQGKTCIDCHKGIAHNLPHMEKIQKSFIPEDMLKKEQPAEGK; encoded by the coding sequence ATGATTAAGAAATTTTGGAACTGGTTCCGTACGCCGAGCAAAATGGCTGCCGGTACACTCATTATCATTTCTGCGATTGGCGGTATTTTAGCGTGGGGCGGTTTTAACCAAGGTTTAGAACATACCAATACCGAACAATTCTGTTCAGACTGTCATATGAATGACGTAGTGCCTGAATATCGTGCTTCGGCTCACTACTCAAACCGTAGCGGTGTGAAAGCTATCTGTTCAGATTGTCACGTGCCACACGAATTCCTTGATAAGTGGAAACGTAAAATCATCGCTTCAAAAGAAGTGTATGCACACTTTACCGGTAAAGTGGATACCAAAGAAAAATTTGAAGCACACCGCTTAGAAATGGCGGAACGTGAATGGGCGCGTATGAAAGCTAACGATTCGCAAGAGTGCCGTAACTGCCATAACTTTGAAGATATGGACTTTACTCAACAGAAAACCGTGGCGCAACAAATGCACGCAATGGCACAAGATCAAGGCAAAACTTGTATCGACTGTCACAAAGGTATTGCACACAACCTTCCACATATGGAAAAAATTCAAAAGAGCTTCATTCCTGAAGATATGTTGAAAAAAGAACAACCAGCGGAAGGCAAATAA
- the murB gene encoding UDP-N-acetylmuramate dehydrogenase: MKHSLTPFHTFHLPANASKIVEFSSAEQLLNEWQTAVNNHQPVLILGQGSNVIFLDDFDGCVFINKLKGITHHEDEQFHYLHVQGGESWHELVKWTLANNIAGLENLALIPGVAGSAPIQNIGAYGVEFERVCDFVEVLNLRTGEIFRLTKQECQFGYRESVFKHQYKDEFAILSVGIKLTKAWQPVLSYGSLTQFDPQSVTPQQVFDEVCAVRSAKLPNPDEFGNAGSFFKNPVIDDAKFAQIQTAYPNIPNYPQANGTVKLAAGWLIDQCELKGFQVGGAAVHEKQALVLINKQAAAGSDVVALAKEVRRRVREKFGVELHPEVRFMGKNGEVNSEEVTR, from the coding sequence ATGAAACACAGTTTAACTCCTTTCCATACTTTCCATTTACCGGCAAATGCAAGCAAAATCGTTGAATTCAGCAGTGCCGAACAATTACTTAACGAATGGCAAACCGCCGTAAACAATCATCAGCCGGTACTGATTTTAGGACAAGGCTCAAATGTGATTTTCTTAGATGATTTTGACGGTTGCGTATTCATCAACAAATTAAAAGGTATTACGCATCACGAAGATGAACAATTCCACTATCTGCACGTGCAAGGCGGTGAAAGTTGGCATGAGCTGGTGAAATGGACGCTAGCAAACAATATTGCAGGTCTTGAGAATCTCGCACTCATTCCGGGTGTGGCAGGTTCTGCACCGATTCAAAATATCGGTGCTTACGGGGTGGAATTTGAACGTGTGTGTGATTTTGTCGAAGTGCTGAATTTGCGCACCGGTGAAATTTTCCGTTTGACCAAACAAGAGTGCCAATTCGGTTATCGTGAAAGTGTGTTTAAACACCAATACAAAGACGAGTTTGCGATTCTCTCGGTCGGAATCAAATTGACAAAAGCATGGCAGCCGGTATTAAGTTATGGCTCATTAACTCAGTTTGATCCGCAAAGCGTAACGCCTCAACAAGTGTTTGACGAAGTGTGTGCGGTACGTTCGGCAAAATTACCGAATCCGGACGAGTTCGGTAATGCCGGTAGTTTCTTTAAAAATCCAGTGATTGATGATGCAAAATTTGCGCAAATTCAGACCGCCTACCCGAATATTCCAAACTATCCGCAAGCAAACGGCACAGTAAAATTGGCGGCAGGTTGGTTGATTGACCAATGCGAATTGAAAGGCTTTCAAGTAGGTGGCGCGGCGGTACATGAAAAACAAGCGTTGGTATTGATTAATAAGCAAGCGGCAGCTGGTTCAGATGTAGTGGCATTAGCGAAAGAAGTACGCCGCCGTGTACGTGAAAAATTCGGGGTTGAATTGCATCCGGAAGTGCGTTTTATGGGCAAAAATGGCGAAGTGAATAGCGAAGAAGTCACGAGATAA
- a CDS encoding LysM-like peptidoglycan-binding domain-containing protein — protein MSQNHFRKEPTFGEPTVAQSAEQVAEAIINSENAKAAEAAKVVATNATVSLHSSKAPSYTFTPIMKRPVDDTTPLKSIEETQQVNTEASEAISEAEEPKVAQNSGFAFSPVADEAAEESKKAEPEQVEKLVTEEKPTMNTSNEDRVIPAVNPTTAAAESVAVANPSKFRRLGLVAILAAILAAIFFWLKPSAPETVEELQSQQGSSLPIEFRPVDEEEAKRAEAQAKAEQEAIAQQQAQQAQQIQQDMNVATTQPATTDMAPATTGVAPTTETPAATTANTNVVTEEPKVEPAPVVNKPVVQPAPVKPKTQGSVIHQSETPKQPKVKAITADEFNAKKAKNAQLDQLVKNVETGKPVAKAAAPAAVKAAPVKPAAAASSVANKTMTVPKGTSLMQVFRDNGLNISDVNAMSKVNKVVSNLKVGERVSVRLDKNNRVVEMSIGSGGKFTRQADGSYSFK, from the coding sequence ATGTCACAAAATCATTTTCGTAAAGAGCCAACTTTTGGCGAGCCGACCGTTGCACAGTCAGCGGAACAAGTAGCAGAAGCAATAATTAATTCAGAGAACGCCAAAGCTGCTGAGGCGGCAAAAGTCGTTGCAACGAATGCAACCGTATCATTACATTCAAGTAAAGCGCCAAGCTATACCTTTACGCCGATAATGAAACGCCCCGTTGATGATACTACACCATTAAAATCTATTGAAGAAACTCAACAGGTGAATACAGAAGCTTCAGAGGCAATTTCGGAAGCAGAAGAACCGAAAGTTGCACAAAATTCAGGTTTTGCTTTCTCTCCTGTAGCGGACGAAGCTGCGGAAGAGTCTAAAAAAGCAGAACCGGAACAAGTTGAAAAATTAGTTACAGAGGAAAAGCCAACGATGAATACAAGTAATGAAGATCGTGTGATTCCTGCCGTGAATCCGACAACAGCGGCAGCCGAATCTGTTGCGGTAGCTAATCCGTCTAAATTCCGTCGTTTAGGTTTAGTAGCGATTTTAGCTGCAATTTTAGCGGCAATCTTCTTTTGGTTAAAACCAAGTGCGCCGGAAACCGTTGAAGAGTTACAGTCTCAACAAGGCAGTTCATTACCAATTGAATTCCGCCCGGTAGATGAAGAAGAAGCGAAACGTGCGGAAGCGCAAGCAAAAGCCGAGCAAGAGGCAATTGCTCAGCAACAAGCACAACAGGCACAACAAATTCAGCAAGATATGAATGTTGCGACCACACAGCCGGCAACGACTGATATGGCACCGGCAACAACAGGTGTAGCACCAACAACTGAAACTCCAGCCGCTACGACAGCAAATACGAACGTCGTTACTGAGGAGCCAAAAGTTGAGCCGGCTCCGGTTGTGAATAAACCGGTTGTACAACCTGCACCAGTTAAACCTAAAACGCAAGGTAGCGTGATTCATCAGTCGGAAACGCCTAAACAGCCGAAAGTGAAAGCAATTACTGCAGATGAATTCAATGCGAAAAAAGCGAAGAATGCACAATTAGATCAGCTTGTGAAAAATGTAGAAACGGGTAAACCGGTAGCAAAAGCGGCAGCTCCTGCAGCAGTTAAAGCAGCACCGGTAAAACCAGCAGCGGCAGCGTCGTCAGTGGCAAATAAAACAATGACAGTGCCAAAAGGTACATCATTAATGCAAGTATTCCGTGATAACGGTTTAAATATCTCGGATGTGAATGCAATGAGCAAAGTCAACAAAGTGGTAAGCAATCTTAAAGTAGGCGAGCGTGTAAGCGTGCGTTTAGATAAAAATAACCGCGTAGTTGAAATGAGTATCGGCTCTGGCGGTAAGTTTACTCGTCAAGCAGACGGTAGCTATAGCTTTAAATAA
- a CDS encoding YfcZ/YiiS family protein, with product MHKTMQQKAAEAHNMCKLKGDSMLDNSDRQIAFEAVYDSEEQAQQAVEFFTEKAKSVETEACVIQHNISQVEDGFLMQMQIEFSCQAEVVLFQMAVR from the coding sequence ATGCACAAAACCATGCAACAGAAAGCGGCGGAAGCACATAATATGTGTAAGCTGAAAGGCGATTCAATGTTGGATAATAGCGATCGCCAAATCGCCTTTGAAGCGGTGTATGATAGTGAAGAACAAGCGCAGCAAGCGGTTGAATTTTTCACAGAAAAAGCAAAATCGGTAGAAACCGAAGCTTGTGTTATTCAACATAATATTAGCCAAGTTGAAGACGGTTTTTTAATGCAAATGCAGATTGAATTTAGTTGTCAGGCGGAAGTGGTGTTATTCCAAATGGCAGTTAGATAA